In the genome of Raphanus sativus cultivar WK10039 chromosome 4, ASM80110v3, whole genome shotgun sequence, one region contains:
- the LOC108854249 gene encoding probable LRR receptor-like serine/threonine-protein kinase At3g47570 encodes MRLFLLYSFSAIMLLEAYRFTDETDSRALLDFKSQVSEDTQVVLFSWNSSFPLCNWKGVTCGVKHKRVTRLGLGGSQLGGVISPSIGNLSFLISLDLSNNSFSGTIPHEVGNLFRLRYLDMSSNGLGGMIPIGIFNCSRLLRLYLNSNHLGGGVHSELGSLKKLVMLNLGENNLTGKLPPSLGNLTSLTEFQLYDNRVEGEIPGDIARLNRMVVFSLAGNEFSGGFPHAIYNFSSLEYLIIPNNYFSGFLRTDFGKLLPNLVKLYMGYNYFKGAIPATLANISSLQNLLINDNNMTGSIPSSIGKLRQLRYVFFSNNFWVGDLQFLDALTNCTQLVTLSASKSTLGGHLPSSLANLSTHLRFLDLQENVISGSIPHGIGNLISLQGLSLGGNMLTGLLTTSISKLLRLQALDLGYNSISGDIPSSIGNLTRLEKLYVANNSFEGTITRSLGNCTSLLHLLIMSNKLRGTIPEDIMRIQSLVILDVSGNSLTGSLPEDVGRLENLVDLWAANNKLSGQLPQTLGNCLSLETLFLQGNSFDGVIPDIRGLVGLKAVDFSSNSLFGSIPAYLANFSSLGYLNLSFNNFEGSVPTEGKFQNASIVSIFGNKNLCGGIKELKLKPCSRGSNHSSSSKHSYGSRNVKIGVSIGISFLLLLFVASVCLCLFRKRKKNQQTNNSATSTLEVFHERMSYGEIQNATDGFSSGNMIGSGSFGTVFKASFPAENKVVAVKVLNMQRRGAMKSFIAECESLKGIRHRNLVNLLTACSSTDFQGNEFKALIYEFMPNGNLDMWLHQEEVEETHRPSRALTLLERLNIAVDVAFVLEYLHLHCFEAIAHCDIKPSNVLLDDDMTAHVSDFGLARLLNFDQESFFNQLSSAGVRGTIGYAAPEYGVGGQPSIHGDVYSFGILLLEMITGKRPTSHFLEGNFSLHSYIKSALPEGVLDITDESILNNGLRVGFPIAECLTLVLEVGLRCSEESPTNRLAVSEARKELISVRERFFKTRRTVRR; translated from the exons atgagattGTTTCTTTTATACTCTTTCAGTGCTATCATGTTACTTGAAGCATATCGTTTTACTGATGAAACTGATAGTAGAGCATTGCTGGACTTCAAATCTCAAGTTTCAGAAGACACGCAAGTTGTCTTGTTCTCATGGAATAGCTCATTCCCTCTCTGCAACTGGAAAGGAGTTACATGCGGCGTCAAACACAAGAGAGTTACTCGTTTGGGCCTCGGAGGGTCGCAATTGGGCGGGGTGATATCACCATCTATTGGTAATCTTTCCTTTCTCATATCACTCGATCTCAGTAATAACTCTTTTAGCGGAACCATCCCTCACGAGGTGGGGAACTTGTTTAGACTTCGTTACTTGGATATGAGCTCTAATGGTCTAGGAGGAATGATTCCAATCGGTATATTTAACTGCTCTAGATTGTTGCGtctttatttaaattcaaatcaTCTTGGAGGAGGTGTTCATTCGGAGCTAGGGTCATTGAAGAAGCTTGTCATGTTGAATCTTGGTGAAAACAACTTGACAGGGAAGCTCCCTCCATCTCTTGGAAACTTGACATCACTCACGGAGTTTCAATTATATGATAACCGTGTAGAAGGAGAAATCCCGGGTGATATAGCTAGACTGAATCGAATGGTCGTTTTCAGTTTAGCAGGGAACGAGTTCTCTGGTGGGTTTCCTCACGCAATATACAATTTCTCATCACTGGAGTATTTAATCATACCTAATAATTATTTCTCGGGGTTCTTGAGAACTGATTTTGGTAAACTGCTACCAAACCTAGTGAAGTTATATATGGGATATAATTATTTCAAAGGAGCCATTCCAGCAACACTTGCCAATATATCGTCTCTTCAAAATTTGTTAATCAATGACAACAACATGACAGGAAGTATTCCTTCGAGCATTGGAAAATTACGGCAATTGCGATAtgtgtttttttctaataatttttggGTTGGAGATCTTCAGTTTCTTGATGCTTTAACTAACTGCACCCAGCTAGTAACTTTATCCGCTAGTAAAAGTACGCTTGGTGGCCACTTGCCCAGCTCCCTTGCAAATCTCTCCACACACCTCCGATTTTTAGACCTTCAAGAAAATGTCATCTCTGGAAGCATTCCTCACGGAATTGGGAATCTCATAAGCCTACAAGGGCTTTCTTTAGGAGGAAATATGTTAACAGGTTTACTCACGACCTCTATTAGTAAACTTTTACGATTACAGGCATTAGATCTCGGTTATAATAGTATATCTGGAGATATACCATCTTCTATTGGAAACCTCACTCGATTAGAAAAACTATACGTGGCCAACAATAGCTTTGAAGGAACCATTACACGGAGTCTCGGTAACTGTACTTCACTACTACACTTATTGATTATGTCTAATAAGTTGCGTGGGACTATACCTGAGGATATTATGCGAATTCAATCCCTTGTTATACTAGATGTGTCAGGTAATTCTTTGACCGGCTCTCTACCAGAAGATGTTGGACGACTTGAAAATCTTGTTGATCTATGGGCtgcaaataataaattatcggGACAACTTCCACAAACTTTGGGAAACTGTCTCTCGCTGGAAACACTTTTCCTGCAAGGAAATAGTTTTGATGGAGTTATTCCGGATATACGGGGGTTAGTTGGTCTTAAAGCAGTTGATTTCTCCAGTAATAGTCTCTTTGGAAGTATACCTGCATATCTTGCAAATTTCTCTTCGTTGGGATATCTCAATCTATCTTTTAACAATTTCGAGGGGAGCGTTCCAACAGAAGGAAAATTTCAGAATGCTTCTATAGTTTCtatatttggaaacaaaaatcTCTGTGGAGGCATCAAGGAGTTGAAACTCAAGCCATGCTCAAGGGGATCAAACCATTCCTCCAGTTCAAAGCATTCATATGGTTCAAGAAATGTAAAGATTGGAGTAAGCATTGGCATATCGTTTCTCTTGCTGTTGTTCGTTGCTTCAGTTTGTCTATGTTtgttcagaaaaagaaagaagaaccaGCAAACCAATAACTCAGCTACTTCCACACTGGaggtcttccatgagaggatgAGTTATGGAGAGATCCAGAATGCGACTGATGGCTTCTCTTCAGGCAATATGATTGGGTCAGGAAGTTTTGGTACCGTGTTTAAAGCCTCCTTCCCTGCGGAGAACAAGGTTGTTGCTGTGAAAGTTTTAAACATGCAGAGACGTGGAGCAATGAAGAGCTTTATTGCAGAATGTGAATCCCTCAAGGGTATAAGGCATCGTAACCTTGTGAACCTACTGACGGCCTGTTCGAGTACTGACTTTCAAGGAAACGAATTCAAAGCACTAATCTATGAGTTCATGCCTAATGGAAACCTTGATATGTGGCTGCACCAGGAGGAAGTGGAAGAGACTCATAGGCCCTCAAGAGCCTTGACACTTCTTGAGAGGCTCAACATTGCCGTAGATGTAGCTTTTGTTTTGGAgtatcttcatcttcattgCTTTGAAGCTATCGCTCATTGCGATATTAAGCCAAGCAATGTTCTCTTAGATGATGATATGACTGCACATGTTAGCGACTTCGGTCTCGCTCGTCTTCTCAACTTTGATCAGGAGTCATTCTTCAACCAACTAAGTTCCGCTGGTGTTAGAGGAACAATCGGCTATGCCGCACCAG AGTATGGAGTGGGAGGACAGCCGTCAATACATGGTGATGTGTATAGCTTTGGGATTTTACTTTTGGAAATGATCACCGGGAAACGACCAACCAGTCATTTTTTGGAGGGAAACTTTAGCCTACACAGCTACATCAAATCTGCATTGCCAGAAGGAGTGTTGGATATAACAGACGAGTCCATTCTTAATAATGGTCTCCGAGTCGGTTTCCCTATTGCTGAGTGTTTGACGCTGGTTCTGGAGGTGGGACTACGGTGTTCTGAAGAATCTCCTACAAACCGATTGGCTGTGAGTGAAGCTAGAAAGGAGTTAATCTCAGTGAGAGAGAGGTTTTTTAAAACCAGAAGAACAGTAAGACGTTGA